The Aspergillus fumigatus Af293 chromosome 3, whole genome shotgun sequence region TCAGCATCGACTAACACCATCATTCATCCATTGCACTGGTGAGAGACAACATTGGCCATCAGTAATCCATCTTTACGATGAGCTTTCTAGTCAAAAGCAGATGGCTGATCTCATGCAGTCAGGATGGTCAATCAATTCGTCAGTCCCCTAGTCGGCTCTTCCTTGCCAGCCATGCATACCGAGATCCTCACGTTCATTTGATTGCTTGTTTCCAGCGTCTAACATGCAATCGAGGCGATTCGCACTGAGTGACATGGACAAGGTGACTTGCAAAATGGCAATTTGCTGACTCCTGCTGACTCCTGTGGCAGTCTTCCAGACTTCCCCATAACACAGCCGGTACAGCATGGAAGCAAGGTATAGCATGCTGGGTTGCGATTAGCCATTTTAATCTACGATGGTGCAATGGCTGGGCTTGATTGTGGGATGAGACTGGTTGAGTTTCTTCGATCCGATTGGATTTTCGCATTGACATGTTCCAGGATATCGCTGGCGTGTTCCCGACGGGCTTCGCGACCCAACTATCTGGCGACAATAGAGGTGTATATATACTGTTTCCTTCGTCGTTCGACAATGACTTTTCTAAAAAGTCGAACTTGTGCCTATATTCACAGCTCGCGGCTTCCAAGTCTGATTGTCCTTGAAGATGACGTCCCGACCTAACTTTTTGGTCATCGTCGCCGATGACCTCGGTTTCAGCGACTGCGGTTGTTTTGGGTCAGAAATTAGTACACCCAACATTGACGCCTTAGCCTATTCTCGGGGTGGACTGAGGTTCACTTCCTTCCATGTTGCTGCAGCCTGCGCTCCCACAAGGTCCATGCTCATGACTGGAACGGACCACCACTTGACCGGTCTAGGCCAATTGCCGGAGTACATAGCCCTGTCTCGCGCCCACCAAGGCGCCCCAGGCCATGAGGGGTATTTGAACGAGAGAGTTGTGGCATTGCCGGAGCTGCTCAGGGACGGCGGCTACTATACTCTGATGTCGGGAAAATGGCACCTTGGCTTGAAGCGGGAGTACTCGCCGCATGCCCGGGGGTTTGCGAAGTCGTACGCTATGCTTTCCGGTGCGGCGAATCATTATGGTAAGTCTGTGCAAGTTGTTTATCTTCATTCTGGATCTGAAGGTTGCTAACGAGACCCAAGGTTATGAGCCTCTGTATGATGACGCTGTCACGGACGTCCACCCTTTCTTCCAAACAACGGTGACGGCTCTCCACATGGAAGACGCTGAGTATTCGACAAAACTGCCAGAGGACTTTTATTCTTCCCAGACATACGCCTCGAAGGTCATCGAATTTCTTTCCGAGCGTCCTAAGTCGGAAAATGGGAAGCCGTTCTTCGCTTACCTCCCTTTCACTGCTCCGCACTGGCCTCTGCAAGCGCCCAAGTCCTACGTAGACAAGTACCGCGGGATGTACAATGAAGGTCCAGCCGCATTGAGACTTAAGCGACTCGAGAGACTAAAGGAACTGGGCTTGGTTGCGCCAGACATTGTGCCCCACGACGTTGTAACGGGACCGGGAGACATTGATTGGGAGATGATGTCCAACGAAGAGCGGGCGAAATCCGCTCGCGCGATGGAAGTCTATGCCGCCATGGTGGAGGTGATGGATGAGAATATCGGCCGCGTTCTGGACTACTTACGACAGTCCGGTGAATACGACGACACAATCATCTGCTTCATGTCAGATAATGGTGCCGAGGGCGCCAGTTACGAGGCTTCGCCTCTCGGCGGCAGTGGTATCACAGCACATCTGGAGAAGTACTATGATAATTCGTTGGAGAACATCGGGCGGCCCAACTCCTACGTGTGGTACGGCAGTCGCTGGGCCCAAGCAGCGACGGCCCCATCGCGACTCTACAAGATGTTCTCTACAGAGGGTGGTTGCCGTGTGCCGTTGGTTGTGAAGCCGGCGGGCAATCCGGAAGCCCTGCATGAGGGTGGTCGTGTCATCGACGCCTTTTGTACAGTCATGGACATTGTCCCAACTATTCTGGAATACGCTGGGCTGCAACATCCGGGAACCACATATCGAGGACAAAAGATCGAGCGCGTTCGTGGTGTCAGTTGGAAGCCGTTCCTGGATGCCATAACCGTTGCTAGCACGGATACTTCTCCTGCCCCGTCATCGATCCATGGCGAGGAGCATGTCACAGGCTGGGAAATCGCTGGAAGTGGTGCCCTGCGGAAGGGACGGTACAAGATTACTTATGTTCCCCTTCCTCGGGGCCCACAACGGTGGGAGCTCTTTGACATTGTAGAGGATCCCGGAGAGACGCGCGATTTGAGCAAGGAGAAGCCTGAAATCTTCAATGAATT contains the following coding sequences:
- a CDS encoding arylsulfatase translates to MTSRPNFLVIVADDLGFSDCGCFGSEISTPNIDALAYSRGGLRFTSFHVAAACAPTRSMLMTGTDHHLTGLGQLPEYIALSRAHQGAPGHEGYLNERVVALPELLRDGGYYTLMSGKWHLGLKREYSPHARGFAKSYAMLSGAANHYGYEPLYDDAVTDVHPFFQTTVTALHMEDAEYSTKLPEDFYSSQTYASKVIEFLSERPKSENGKPFFAYLPFTAPHWPLQAPKSYVDKYRGMYNEGPAALRLKRLERLKELGLVAPDIVPHDVVTGPGDIDWEMMSNEERAKSARAMEVYAAMVEVMDENIGRVLDYLRQSGEYDDTIICFMSDNGAEGASYEASPLGGSGITAHLEKYYDNSLENIGRPNSYVWYGSRWAQAATAPSRLYKMFSTEGGCRVPLVVKPAGNPEALHEGGRVIDAFCTVMDIVPTILEYAGLQHPGTTYRGQKIERVRGVSWKPFLDAITVASTDTSPAPSSIHGEEHVTGWEIAGSGALRKGRYKITYVPLPRGPQRWELFDIVEDPGETRDLSKEKPEIFNELLRLWAIYAEEVGVVGLAGQISANNQVVEGVKDEFEDTGRWIRFIGKDNVPPEIQARLPK